From Gloeothece citriformis PCC 7424, one genomic window encodes:
- a CDS encoding tyrosine-type recombinase/integrase, with product MTKHLTETSPVEITLKQASERLLEMWLDGHSPHTVDSYRRSARRFLDFVNKPLHLVTLADLQLWRASLTHLAPSSQGTAMAAIKSLLSFGHQIGVLPTNVGIALKSPKVKDTLNERILNEEEVMTMIANEPDERNRVLLRLLYAGGLRVSELCALKWKDLKSRNQSGQVTVFGKGGKTRTVLLPSGVWQELCQIRGKSRGADPVFPSRMGGGHLDRTQVYRIVKAAASRAGIEGNVSPHWLRHAHASHSLDRGAPLHLVQATLGHSSVATTERYLHARPNDSSAMYLPE from the coding sequence ATGACCAAGCACCTAACCGAAACTTCTCCGGTTGAGATAACCCTCAAGCAGGCTTCGGAACGCCTGTTGGAGATGTGGTTAGACGGCCATTCCCCCCATACGGTAGATTCCTACCGACGCTCTGCCCGTCGTTTCCTCGATTTTGTTAACAAACCCCTGCACTTAGTCACTTTAGCGGATCTGCAACTCTGGCGGGCTTCCCTGACTCATCTGGCCCCATCTAGCCAAGGAACGGCGATGGCCGCCATTAAATCTCTGCTCAGTTTTGGGCATCAAATCGGTGTATTACCAACCAACGTGGGGATAGCCCTCAAGAGTCCAAAAGTGAAAGATACTCTTAATGAACGCATTCTTAACGAAGAGGAAGTGATGACGATGATTGCCAATGAACCGGATGAGCGGAATCGAGTTCTTCTCCGGTTGCTTTATGCAGGGGGATTGAGGGTGAGTGAGTTATGTGCCCTGAAGTGGAAGGATCTAAAATCCCGTAACCAATCCGGACAGGTGACGGTTTTTGGCAAGGGAGGAAAGACGCGGACGGTTTTATTACCCTCTGGGGTTTGGCAAGAACTTTGTCAAATTCGGGGAAAAAGTCGCGGTGCTGACCCTGTGTTTCCCTCTCGAATGGGGGGAGGGCATCTTGACCGGACTCAGGTTTATCGTATTGTTAAAGCGGCGGCTTCAAGGGCAGGAATAGAGGGAAATGTAAGCCCCCACTGGCTCAGACACGCCCATGCTTCTCATAGTTTAGACCGAGGTGCGCCCCTCCATCTGGTACAGGCGACGTTGGGACATTCTTCGGTGGCGACGACTGAACGCTATTTACACGCTAGACCGAATGATAGTTCGGCGATGTATTTGCCAGAATGA
- a CDS encoding Uma2 family endonuclease has translation MSITAQQLAELMPDATQVESDEPEMESSLHYVQLALLVSCLEWLWRDKNDFFIGANLTIYFNRQQLKNKDFRGPDFFLIKQTHSGPRKSWVTWEEEGKYPDLIIELLSESTAEVDKTVKKDLYQNRFRTPEYFWFSPETLELAGFRLSQGKYEEIINNESGQMWSESLGLYLGIYQQQLRYFTAEGKLVLTPEETAEQLAAQLKALGVEPDI, from the coding sequence ACAATTAGCCGAATTGATGCCCGATGCCACTCAAGTTGAAAGTGACGAACCCGAAATGGAAAGTAGTTTACATTATGTTCAGTTAGCTTTATTAGTTTCTTGTTTAGAATGGCTCTGGCGTGATAAAAATGATTTTTTTATAGGAGCTAATCTCACCATATACTTTAATCGCCAACAACTGAAAAATAAAGATTTTAGAGGCCCCGATTTTTTCTTAATTAAGCAAACCCATTCAGGTCCGCGCAAATCCTGGGTAACTTGGGAGGAAGAAGGTAAGTATCCCGATTTAATCATCGAATTATTGTCGGAGTCTACAGCAGAAGTTGATAAAACTGTTAAAAAAGATTTATATCAAAATCGATTTCGTACACCCGAATACTTTTGGTTTTCTCCAGAGACTTTAGAGTTAGCGGGGTTTAGGCTGAGTCAAGGAAAATATGAAGAAATTATCAATAATGAGTCAGGTCAAATGTGGAGTGAAAGCTTAGGGTTATATTTAGGAATTTACCAACAACAGCTTCGATATTTCACAGCAGAAGGTAAACTTGTCCTCACTCCCGAAGAGACAGCCGAACAACTAGCGGCACAGTTAAAAGCATTAGGAGTTGAGCCAGACATTTAA